In the Sandaracinus amylolyticus genome, GGCGCTCGCGGATCGCAAGAAGCACGTGACCGACGCGGACCTGCTCGCGCTGGTCTCGTCGGAGCGTCGCGAGGAGCTCGGCGGGTGGCGCCTCGAGGCGCTGCAGATCTCGGCGGGCACCCAGGGCATGCCGACCGCGACGGTTCGTCTGCGCGGCGAGGACGGTCGCGACGTGACGCAGGCGGCGGTGGGCACCGGCCCGGTGCACGCGTGCTTCCGCGCGATCGACGCGGTGGTGGATCTGCCGGTCGAGCTGCTCGAGTACACGGTGCACGCGGTGACCGAGGGCATCGACGCGCTCGGCGAGGTGAGCGTGCGGGTGCGTGATGCGTCGGGCGGTCTGCACGCCGGATACGGCGCGGACACCGACGTGCTCGTCGCGAGCGCGAAGGCGTACCTCGCGGCGCTCGATCGGGTTCTCAAGGAGCGGGTGGTGGCGAAGGCCAGCGAGCAGGCGGCTCGTCTGAAGGAGAGTGCGTGATGAGCGCGGCGGCGGATCGTCCTCGGACGATGTTCGACAAGATCTGGGAGTCGCACGTGGTCGCGGAGCACCCGAAGCGACCCGCGGTGCTCTACATCGATCTGCACCTCGTCCACGAGGTGACCTCGCCCCAGGCGTTCTCGACGCTGCGCGAGCGCAACATGAAGGTGCGCCGCCCCGATCGGACGCTCGCGACGATGGATCACTCGACACCGACGCGTCCCGGTGGTCTCGCGGTCGTCGACTCCGAGGGGCGCCGTCAGCTCGAGCAGCTGATGCGCAACTGCGCGGACAACAACATCGAGCTCTACTCGCTCGGCACGCCGCGCAACGGCATCGTGCACGTGGTCGGTCCGGAGATGGGCCGCACCCAGCCGGGCATGACGATCGTGTGCGGCGACAGCCACACGTCGACGCACGGTGCATTCGGCGCGCTCGCGTTCGGCATCGGCACGAGCGAGGTCGCGCACGTGCTCGCGACGCAGTGCCTCCTGCAGCGTCGCCCCGAGCCGGTCGAGGTGCTCTTCGGCGGGCGCGCGCCCGAGGGTGTGACCGCGAAGGATCTCGTGCTCGCGCTGATCGCGCAGATCGGCGTCGACGGCGGCACCGGATGCGTCTTCGAGTACCGCGGTGAAGCGGTGCGCCAGCTCTCGATGGAAGGGCGCATGACGCTCTGCAACATGTCGATCGAGGCGGGCGCGCGCGCCGGTCTCGTCGCGCCGGACGACACGACGTACCAGTACCTGCACGGTCGTCCCGGCGTGCCGAAGGGCGAGGGCTGGGATCGTGCGCTCGCGCGCTGGCGCGCGCTGCCGACCGACGAGGGCGCGCGCTTCGCGAAGACGATCACGATCGACGTCTCGCGCCTCGCGCCGATGATCACGTGGGGCACCAACCCCGCGATGGCGATCCCGATCGACGCGCCGGTGCCGCGCCCCGAGGACGCGCCCGACAGCGCCGAGCGCGCCGCACGCCAGCGCGCGATCGAGTACACGGGCCTCGAGCCCGGCAAGCCGCTGCTCGGCAAGAAGATCGACGTGGTCTTCATCGGCTCGTGCACCAACTCGCGCCTCAGCGATCTGCGCGAGGCCGCGGCGGTGCTCGCGGGCCGCAAGGTGAAGGAAGGCGTGCGCGCGATGGTCGTGCCGGGCTCGCACGACGTGAAGAAGGCGGCCGAGGCCGAGGGGCTGCACGAGATCTTCAAGGCCGCGGGCGCGGAGTGGCGCGAGCCCGGCTGCTCGATGTGCATCGCGATGAACGAGGATCGACTGACGCCCGGCCAGTACGCGGTGTCGACGTCGAACCGCAACTTCGAGGGCCGTCAGGGCCCGGGCAGCCGCA is a window encoding:
- the leuC gene encoding 3-isopropylmalate dehydratase large subunit produces the protein MSAAADRPRTMFDKIWESHVVAEHPKRPAVLYIDLHLVHEVTSPQAFSTLRERNMKVRRPDRTLATMDHSTPTRPGGLAVVDSEGRRQLEQLMRNCADNNIELYSLGTPRNGIVHVVGPEMGRTQPGMTIVCGDSHTSTHGAFGALAFGIGTSEVAHVLATQCLLQRRPEPVEVLFGGRAPEGVTAKDLVLALIAQIGVDGGTGCVFEYRGEAVRQLSMEGRMTLCNMSIEAGARAGLVAPDDTTYQYLHGRPGVPKGEGWDRALARWRALPTDEGARFAKTITIDVSRLAPMITWGTNPAMAIPIDAPVPRPEDAPDSAERAARQRAIEYTGLEPGKPLLGKKIDVVFIGSCTNSRLSDLREAAAVLAGRKVKEGVRAMVVPGSHDVKKAAEAEGLHEIFKAAGAEWREPGCSMCIAMNEDRLTPGQYAVSTSNRNFEGRQGPGSRTFLASPRTAAACAIAGVVVDPRKLPFVPEVAA